The Spirosoma sp. SC4-14 DNA window TACGTTACATTTGGAGTTGTTTATTGATCCTGGCTACTACTGGAGTCCTTATTCTGGCCTGTTCATCGCCCGGTGAAGACATGAATACGGGAACGCAATTTGACCGTAAAGCCATGTTGCAGCAGTACGCCGATAATCTGATTCGTCCTGCATTTCAACTTCTTCAGGCCAACACAACTCTTCTCAACACAACCGTTGACGCGTTTGTGAGTGCACCAACTGCCGATAAATTAGCAACGCTACAAACTGTCTGGCTGGCAACACACACTTCATTTCAGGCGGCCAATGCCTATAATTTTGGTCCGGCAGGAGAGTCGGGGAGCCGAATGGCGCTGGTTCAGGAAATTGGTACGTTTCCGGTAAGTACGACTAAAATCGAAGCAACTATCCCCAAAGGAACTTATACCCTAACCGATGCCAACTACGACGCTCGTGGCCTGCTGGCGATCGAATACCTCATTTTTGATGTCAGTGGCGACAATAGCCGGATTCTTTCTTCATTGCAGAGCGTAAATCGGCAGGCATATCTGAAAGCATTGGCGACCAATGTTAAGCAGCGGGTCGATGATGTCGTGACCGGCTGGGATACATATGTAACAACCTTTGTTAGCAGCAACGGTACTGAAGCCGGTAGTTCAACATCCGAACTCTACAACGAATTTATTCGTAGCTACGAGAGTATAAAAAATTATAAAGTCGGGTTGCCGCTGGGGGCTCGTGCCGGACAGACGGCCCCTCAACCCAATCTGGCCGAAGGCTATTACAGCAA harbors:
- a CDS encoding imelysin family protein encodes the protein MSLRYIWSCLLILATTGVLILACSSPGEDMNTGTQFDRKAMLQQYADNLIRPAFQLLQANTTLLNTTVDAFVSAPTADKLATLQTVWLATHTSFQAANAYNFGPAGESGSRMALVQEIGTFPVSTTKIEATIPKGTYTLTDANYDARGLLAIEYLIFDVSGDNSRILSSLQSVNRQAYLKALATNVKQRVDDVVTGWDTYVTTFVSSNGTEAGSSTSELYNEFIRSYESIKNYKVGLPLGARAGQTAPQPNLAEGYYSNQSLTFINAHLNAIENIWRGKSADKDGIGFQEYLQQVEGGPALIANTEAELAQIHRALEALNGKTSLTQQITTNKSAVDALYTELQKNTRYFKSDMSSLLGIAITFSSGDGD